A single Venturia canescens isolate UGA chromosome 1, ASM1945775v1, whole genome shotgun sequence DNA region contains:
- the LOC122409700 gene encoding uncharacterized protein, which produces MKTCVAVATLLLLFDTYGADESSKLPFTCPFECKSSRYEPICARGKSYASPCVLKLQICSGYEDVEMWKEVEACPKYDKDDDAKGTSVETIDKNGVIFRHFIDGVKTRRFAPSIQKKQRPALIIEKQTKIHDFRQPKVPTCLQSRCPSRGIQERPVCIQGIQVSNFCLIKQLLCGSHLPSLAVLLAKPCETTSSNSKVAIVSIPAT; this is translated from the exons ATGAAGACGTGCGTTGCAGTCGCTACTCTCTTGTTATTGTTTGACACGTACG GAGCTGACGAATCGTCGAAACTTCCTTTCACGTGCCCTTTCGAGTGCAAATCAAGCAGATACGAGCCGATCTGTGCCAGGGGAAAATCTTACGCTAGCCCGTGCGTTCTCAAGCTGCAAATATGCAGTGGCTACGAAG ATGTAGAAATGTGGAAGGAAGTGGAAGCTTGTCCGAAGTACGACAAGGATGATGACGCGAAGGGCACCTCGGTCGAAACGATCGACAAAAATGGTGTCATATTTAGACACTTTATCGATGGTGTTAAAACACGGAGGTTCGCTCCAAGCATCCAAAAGAAGCAGAGACCCGCTTTGATTATcgagaaacaaacaaaaattcacgatTTCCGACAACCGAAAGTACCCACGTGTTTGCAGAGTCGTTGCCCCAGTCGCGGTATCCAGGAACGTCCTGTCTGCATCCAGGGAATCCAAGTCTCGAACTTCTGCTTAATCAAACAGCTCCTGTGCGGATCTCATTTAC CTTCTTTGGCCGTATTACTAGCAAAGCCATGCGAGACGACTTCATCGAATTCAAAGGTAGCGATCGTATCGATACCAGCAACTTAA
- the neur gene encoding protein neuralized isoform X1 produces MGVSGECAVKGTGSKSSQPCHCCGSQVSSLVPSLSNNLHPTSHHINQQQQHMHHQRNQHQLAHQQNHQHHHQHHNTQGKHSVENGHNQNTADNNILAPLRSKMKVLKKLKRRMGLAPRSSSAGTNNLPPMTFHQVHGDNIRLCNGGTIARRHESFCKGVTFSARPVRVGEKVCVKFLEMSDNWSGVIRFGFTSNDPTNLRSGLPRYACPDLTNKPGYWAKALAERFAERDTVLFYYVTSAGDVHFGVNGEEKGVFFSGVETRAPLWAIIDVYGNSTAIEFLDPNRQHFNNIRRGTEHSNEDNAQHSRHTAMDDASNAGRDVERIIVTSMQNMCIHHDPDIDLPGLRFQPSGVLFTPLPFHSVRGRNIRFSNQQCVATRSDTEFCHGYAFTGRPLVLGERLVVQILSTEPMYVGALALGLTSCDPARLSAEDLPDDSDLLLDRPEYWVVSKDVAMSPQAGDEIAFTVTHYGEVMMSKNGGPPNVVMHVDQSLQLWAFVDVYGSTQRVRMLASRPTSPPRQRQQNGNPVAGSNVPVTAASINVAQQQQQQQQHQQQQQQQQQHSNNSNTATELSRFTEMVQFKPVVGGGTVLVVNLPPQGGYPAPQPPTPQPAPVYASTTPALTSLSSSSSHRNSSNAHMPTVPLLTGSSRQNSSPLTGTMASTGSSTYVDPVTYQSIDPVLPSQSSSSSSSSSSHLQQWSERFQPTPGQPSECSICYERSIDSVLYMCGHMCMCFTCAIQQWRGKGGGHCPLCRAPIRDVIRIYRS; encoded by the exons ATGGGGGTGTCCGGAGAGTGCGCGGTCAAAGGTACCGGCAGCAAGAGCAGCCAACCTTGTCACTGCTGCGGTAGTCAAGTCTCGAGCCTCGTCCCGAGCTTATCGAACAACCTTCATCCCACCAGTCACCATATCAATCAACAGCAGCAACACATGCACCACCAGAGAAATCAGCATCAGCTCGCTCACCAACAGAATCACCAACATCATCATCAGCACCACAACACTCAGGGAAAACACTCCGTTGAAAACGGCCACAATCAAAATACCGCTGATAATAACATTCTTGCACCTCTGAGGAGCAAGATGAAAGTGCTCAAGAAACTCAAACGGAGAATGGGCCTAG CCCCGAGATCATCGAGCGCCGGGACCAACAATTTACCGCCTATGACGTTTCACCAAGTTCACGGTGACAATATAAGACTCTGCAACGGCGGAACGATCGCCAGGCGGCACGAGAGTTTCTGCAAGGGTGTCACCTTCAGCGCCAGGCCCGTTCGCGTTGGCGAGAAG GTGTGCGTAAAGTTCCTGGAGATGTCCGACAACTGGAGCGGCGTAATACGTTTCGGTTTTACGAGCAACGATCCGACGAATCTGCGGAGCGGATTGCCGAGATACGCGTGTCCGGATTTGACGAACAAGCCGGGCTATTGGGCCAAGGCATTGGCCGAAAGATTCGCCGAGCGTGATACCGTCCTCTTTTACTACGTCACGTCAGCCGGTGATGTGCACTTTGGTGTGAACGGAGAGGAAAAAGGCGTTTTCTTCAGCGGGGTCGAGACGAGAGCTCCGTTGTGGGCCATCATCGACGTCTATGGGAACAGCACGGCGATCGAATTCCTCGACCCGAATAGGCAACACTTCAACAACATCAGACGCGGCACGGAGCACAGCAACGAAGACAATGCTCAACACAGTAGGCACACCGCTATGGACGACGCGAGCAACGCTGGTCGCGATGTTGAAAGAATAATCGTCACCTCGATGCAAAATATGTGCATTCATCACGATCCCGATATCGATTTACCCGGGTTAAGGTTTCAGCCTTCCGGTGTACTCTTCACTCCACTCCCCTTTCACTC GGTTCGCGGCAGAAATATAAGATTCAGCAACCAGCAGTGCGTTGCAACGAGAAGCGACACGGAGTTTTGTCACGGTTACGCATTCACGGGAAGACCGTTGGTGCTGGGCGAGCGTTTGGTGGTCCAGATATTATCGACGGAGCCGATGTACGTCGGGGCACTGGCGCTGGGTTTGACGTCGTGCGACCCAGCGAGATTGTCGGCGGAGGATTTGCCGGACGACAGTGATTTGTTGTTGGATCGTCCGGAGTACTGGGTCGTTTCGAAGGACGTGGCGATGAGTCCGCAGGCTGGCGACGAGATAGCGTTTACGGTTACGCATTACGGAGAGGTGATGATGAGTAAAAACGGGGGTCCACCGAACGTCGTTATGCACGTCGATCAGAGTCTTCAATTGTGGGCGTTCGTCGACGTCTATGGAAGTACGCAGCGCGTGAGAATGCTGGCGAGCAGGCCAACCTCGCCTCCGAGACAACGCCAGCAAAACGGGAATCCCGTGGCTGGCTCCAACGTTCCAGTAACCGCTGCGAGCATCAACGTTgcgcaacagcagcagcaacagcagcaacaccaacaacaacagcagcagcaacaacaacactcgaacAACAGCAACACGGCAACCGAATTGTCGAGGTTTACGGAAATGGTCCAATTCAAACCGGTCGTTGGTGGTGGGACCGTTTTAGTTGTTAATCTCCCTCCCCAAGGCGGCTACCCAGCCCCACAACCACCAACTCCTCAGCCAGCTCCGGTTTACGCGAGCACCACGCCAGCTCTGACTTCGCTATCCTCGAGTTCGTCACATCGAAATTCCTCGAACGCTCATATGCCGACGGTGCCTCTATTAACCGGCTCATCGAGACAAAACTCTTCTCCCCTCACCGGTACGATGGCCAGCACCGGCTCCTCCACTTACGTAGATCCAGTCACTTATCAATCGATCGATCCCGTTCTGCCCTCCCAGTCTTCGTCCTCCTCGTCTTCATCTTCCTCCCACTTACAACAATGGAGCGAACGCTTCCAACCTACCCCGGGACAACCGAGCGAATGCTCCATTTGTTACGAGCGTAGTATCGACAGTGTTCTTTATATGTGCGGCCATATGTGCATGTGCTTCACTTGCGCCATACAACAGTGGCGTGGCAAAGGCGGTGGACATTGCCCACTTTGCAGAGCACCCATCAGAGACGTTATACGAATTTATCGATCCTGA
- the neur gene encoding protein neuralized isoform X4, producing the protein MTFHQVHGDNIRLCNGGTIARRHESFCKGVTFSARPVRVGEKVCVKFLEMSDNWSGVIRFGFTSNDPTNLRSGLPRYACPDLTNKPGYWAKALAERFAERDTVLFYYVTSAGDVHFGVNGEEKGVFFSGVETRAPLWAIIDVYGNSTAIEFLDPNRQHFNNIRRGTEHSNEDNAQHSRHTAMDDASNAGRDVERIIVTSMQNMCIHHDPDIDLPGLRFQPSGVLFTPLPFHSVRGRNIRFSNQQCVATRSDTEFCHGYAFTGRPLVLGERLVVQILSTEPMYVGALALGLTSCDPARLSAEDLPDDSDLLLDRPEYWVVSKDVAMSPQAGDEIAFTVTHYGEVMMSKNGGPPNVVMHVDQSLQLWAFVDVYGSTQRVRMLASRPTSPPRQRQQNGNPVAGSNVPVTAASINVAQQQQQQQQHQQQQQQQQQHSNNSNTATELSRFTEMVQFKPVVGGGTVLVVNLPPQGGYPAPQPPTPQPAPVYASTTPALTSLSSSSSHRNSSNAHMPTVPLLTGSSRQNSSPLTGTMASTGSSTYVDPVTYQSIDPVLPSQSSSSSSSSSSHLQQWSERFQPTPGQPSECSICYERSIDSVLYMCGHMCMCFTCAIQQWRGKGGGHCPLCRAPIRDVIRIYRS; encoded by the exons ATGACGTTTCACCAAGTTCACGGTGACAATATAAGACTCTGCAACGGCGGAACGATCGCCAGGCGGCACGAGAGTTTCTGCAAGGGTGTCACCTTCAGCGCCAGGCCCGTTCGCGTTGGCGAGAAG GTGTGCGTAAAGTTCCTGGAGATGTCCGACAACTGGAGCGGCGTAATACGTTTCGGTTTTACGAGCAACGATCCGACGAATCTGCGGAGCGGATTGCCGAGATACGCGTGTCCGGATTTGACGAACAAGCCGGGCTATTGGGCCAAGGCATTGGCCGAAAGATTCGCCGAGCGTGATACCGTCCTCTTTTACTACGTCACGTCAGCCGGTGATGTGCACTTTGGTGTGAACGGAGAGGAAAAAGGCGTTTTCTTCAGCGGGGTCGAGACGAGAGCTCCGTTGTGGGCCATCATCGACGTCTATGGGAACAGCACGGCGATCGAATTCCTCGACCCGAATAGGCAACACTTCAACAACATCAGACGCGGCACGGAGCACAGCAACGAAGACAATGCTCAACACAGTAGGCACACCGCTATGGACGACGCGAGCAACGCTGGTCGCGATGTTGAAAGAATAATCGTCACCTCGATGCAAAATATGTGCATTCATCACGATCCCGATATCGATTTACCCGGGTTAAGGTTTCAGCCTTCCGGTGTACTCTTCACTCCACTCCCCTTTCACTC GGTTCGCGGCAGAAATATAAGATTCAGCAACCAGCAGTGCGTTGCAACGAGAAGCGACACGGAGTTTTGTCACGGTTACGCATTCACGGGAAGACCGTTGGTGCTGGGCGAGCGTTTGGTGGTCCAGATATTATCGACGGAGCCGATGTACGTCGGGGCACTGGCGCTGGGTTTGACGTCGTGCGACCCAGCGAGATTGTCGGCGGAGGATTTGCCGGACGACAGTGATTTGTTGTTGGATCGTCCGGAGTACTGGGTCGTTTCGAAGGACGTGGCGATGAGTCCGCAGGCTGGCGACGAGATAGCGTTTACGGTTACGCATTACGGAGAGGTGATGATGAGTAAAAACGGGGGTCCACCGAACGTCGTTATGCACGTCGATCAGAGTCTTCAATTGTGGGCGTTCGTCGACGTCTATGGAAGTACGCAGCGCGTGAGAATGCTGGCGAGCAGGCCAACCTCGCCTCCGAGACAACGCCAGCAAAACGGGAATCCCGTGGCTGGCTCCAACGTTCCAGTAACCGCTGCGAGCATCAACGTTgcgcaacagcagcagcaacagcagcaacaccaacaacaacagcagcagcaacaacaacactcgaacAACAGCAACACGGCAACCGAATTGTCGAGGTTTACGGAAATGGTCCAATTCAAACCGGTCGTTGGTGGTGGGACCGTTTTAGTTGTTAATCTCCCTCCCCAAGGCGGCTACCCAGCCCCACAACCACCAACTCCTCAGCCAGCTCCGGTTTACGCGAGCACCACGCCAGCTCTGACTTCGCTATCCTCGAGTTCGTCACATCGAAATTCCTCGAACGCTCATATGCCGACGGTGCCTCTATTAACCGGCTCATCGAGACAAAACTCTTCTCCCCTCACCGGTACGATGGCCAGCACCGGCTCCTCCACTTACGTAGATCCAGTCACTTATCAATCGATCGATCCCGTTCTGCCCTCCCAGTCTTCGTCCTCCTCGTCTTCATCTTCCTCCCACTTACAACAATGGAGCGAACGCTTCCAACCTACCCCGGGACAACCGAGCGAATGCTCCATTTGTTACGAGCGTAGTATCGACAGTGTTCTTTATATGTGCGGCCATATGTGCATGTGCTTCACTTGCGCCATACAACAGTGGCGTGGCAAAGGCGGTGGACATTGCCCACTTTGCAGAGCACCCATCAGAGACGTTATACGAATTTATCGATCCTGA
- the neur gene encoding protein neuralized isoform X3 has protein sequence MGQSSSNTGHSAPRSSSAGTNNLPPMTFHQVHGDNIRLCNGGTIARRHESFCKGVTFSARPVRVGEKVCVKFLEMSDNWSGVIRFGFTSNDPTNLRSGLPRYACPDLTNKPGYWAKALAERFAERDTVLFYYVTSAGDVHFGVNGEEKGVFFSGVETRAPLWAIIDVYGNSTAIEFLDPNRQHFNNIRRGTEHSNEDNAQHSRHTAMDDASNAGRDVERIIVTSMQNMCIHHDPDIDLPGLRFQPSGVLFTPLPFHSVRGRNIRFSNQQCVATRSDTEFCHGYAFTGRPLVLGERLVVQILSTEPMYVGALALGLTSCDPARLSAEDLPDDSDLLLDRPEYWVVSKDVAMSPQAGDEIAFTVTHYGEVMMSKNGGPPNVVMHVDQSLQLWAFVDVYGSTQRVRMLASRPTSPPRQRQQNGNPVAGSNVPVTAASINVAQQQQQQQQHQQQQQQQQQHSNNSNTATELSRFTEMVQFKPVVGGGTVLVVNLPPQGGYPAPQPPTPQPAPVYASTTPALTSLSSSSSHRNSSNAHMPTVPLLTGSSRQNSSPLTGTMASTGSSTYVDPVTYQSIDPVLPSQSSSSSSSSSSHLQQWSERFQPTPGQPSECSICYERSIDSVLYMCGHMCMCFTCAIQQWRGKGGGHCPLCRAPIRDVIRIYRS, from the exons CCCCGAGATCATCGAGCGCCGGGACCAACAATTTACCGCCTATGACGTTTCACCAAGTTCACGGTGACAATATAAGACTCTGCAACGGCGGAACGATCGCCAGGCGGCACGAGAGTTTCTGCAAGGGTGTCACCTTCAGCGCCAGGCCCGTTCGCGTTGGCGAGAAG GTGTGCGTAAAGTTCCTGGAGATGTCCGACAACTGGAGCGGCGTAATACGTTTCGGTTTTACGAGCAACGATCCGACGAATCTGCGGAGCGGATTGCCGAGATACGCGTGTCCGGATTTGACGAACAAGCCGGGCTATTGGGCCAAGGCATTGGCCGAAAGATTCGCCGAGCGTGATACCGTCCTCTTTTACTACGTCACGTCAGCCGGTGATGTGCACTTTGGTGTGAACGGAGAGGAAAAAGGCGTTTTCTTCAGCGGGGTCGAGACGAGAGCTCCGTTGTGGGCCATCATCGACGTCTATGGGAACAGCACGGCGATCGAATTCCTCGACCCGAATAGGCAACACTTCAACAACATCAGACGCGGCACGGAGCACAGCAACGAAGACAATGCTCAACACAGTAGGCACACCGCTATGGACGACGCGAGCAACGCTGGTCGCGATGTTGAAAGAATAATCGTCACCTCGATGCAAAATATGTGCATTCATCACGATCCCGATATCGATTTACCCGGGTTAAGGTTTCAGCCTTCCGGTGTACTCTTCACTCCACTCCCCTTTCACTC GGTTCGCGGCAGAAATATAAGATTCAGCAACCAGCAGTGCGTTGCAACGAGAAGCGACACGGAGTTTTGTCACGGTTACGCATTCACGGGAAGACCGTTGGTGCTGGGCGAGCGTTTGGTGGTCCAGATATTATCGACGGAGCCGATGTACGTCGGGGCACTGGCGCTGGGTTTGACGTCGTGCGACCCAGCGAGATTGTCGGCGGAGGATTTGCCGGACGACAGTGATTTGTTGTTGGATCGTCCGGAGTACTGGGTCGTTTCGAAGGACGTGGCGATGAGTCCGCAGGCTGGCGACGAGATAGCGTTTACGGTTACGCATTACGGAGAGGTGATGATGAGTAAAAACGGGGGTCCACCGAACGTCGTTATGCACGTCGATCAGAGTCTTCAATTGTGGGCGTTCGTCGACGTCTATGGAAGTACGCAGCGCGTGAGAATGCTGGCGAGCAGGCCAACCTCGCCTCCGAGACAACGCCAGCAAAACGGGAATCCCGTGGCTGGCTCCAACGTTCCAGTAACCGCTGCGAGCATCAACGTTgcgcaacagcagcagcaacagcagcaacaccaacaacaacagcagcagcaacaacaacactcgaacAACAGCAACACGGCAACCGAATTGTCGAGGTTTACGGAAATGGTCCAATTCAAACCGGTCGTTGGTGGTGGGACCGTTTTAGTTGTTAATCTCCCTCCCCAAGGCGGCTACCCAGCCCCACAACCACCAACTCCTCAGCCAGCTCCGGTTTACGCGAGCACCACGCCAGCTCTGACTTCGCTATCCTCGAGTTCGTCACATCGAAATTCCTCGAACGCTCATATGCCGACGGTGCCTCTATTAACCGGCTCATCGAGACAAAACTCTTCTCCCCTCACCGGTACGATGGCCAGCACCGGCTCCTCCACTTACGTAGATCCAGTCACTTATCAATCGATCGATCCCGTTCTGCCCTCCCAGTCTTCGTCCTCCTCGTCTTCATCTTCCTCCCACTTACAACAATGGAGCGAACGCTTCCAACCTACCCCGGGACAACCGAGCGAATGCTCCATTTGTTACGAGCGTAGTATCGACAGTGTTCTTTATATGTGCGGCCATATGTGCATGTGCTTCACTTGCGCCATACAACAGTGGCGTGGCAAAGGCGGTGGACATTGCCCACTTTGCAGAGCACCCATCAGAGACGTTATACGAATTTATCGATCCTGA
- the neur gene encoding protein neuralized isoform X2: protein MLETVDVGSDRQEEQRMYFGTRRPRRPLTVNRATRLARIRLSANPSAPRSSSAGTNNLPPMTFHQVHGDNIRLCNGGTIARRHESFCKGVTFSARPVRVGEKVCVKFLEMSDNWSGVIRFGFTSNDPTNLRSGLPRYACPDLTNKPGYWAKALAERFAERDTVLFYYVTSAGDVHFGVNGEEKGVFFSGVETRAPLWAIIDVYGNSTAIEFLDPNRQHFNNIRRGTEHSNEDNAQHSRHTAMDDASNAGRDVERIIVTSMQNMCIHHDPDIDLPGLRFQPSGVLFTPLPFHSVRGRNIRFSNQQCVATRSDTEFCHGYAFTGRPLVLGERLVVQILSTEPMYVGALALGLTSCDPARLSAEDLPDDSDLLLDRPEYWVVSKDVAMSPQAGDEIAFTVTHYGEVMMSKNGGPPNVVMHVDQSLQLWAFVDVYGSTQRVRMLASRPTSPPRQRQQNGNPVAGSNVPVTAASINVAQQQQQQQQHQQQQQQQQQHSNNSNTATELSRFTEMVQFKPVVGGGTVLVVNLPPQGGYPAPQPPTPQPAPVYASTTPALTSLSSSSSHRNSSNAHMPTVPLLTGSSRQNSSPLTGTMASTGSSTYVDPVTYQSIDPVLPSQSSSSSSSSSSHLQQWSERFQPTPGQPSECSICYERSIDSVLYMCGHMCMCFTCAIQQWRGKGGGHCPLCRAPIRDVIRIYRS, encoded by the exons ATGCTGGAAACCGTCGACGTCGGCTCCGACAGACAGGAGGAACAGCGAATGTATTTCGGAACGAGAAGGCCCCGAAGGCCCCTCACCGTTAACCGGGCCACTCGACTCGCTCGTATTCGACTCTCGGCCAATCCATCCG CCCCGAGATCATCGAGCGCCGGGACCAACAATTTACCGCCTATGACGTTTCACCAAGTTCACGGTGACAATATAAGACTCTGCAACGGCGGAACGATCGCCAGGCGGCACGAGAGTTTCTGCAAGGGTGTCACCTTCAGCGCCAGGCCCGTTCGCGTTGGCGAGAAG GTGTGCGTAAAGTTCCTGGAGATGTCCGACAACTGGAGCGGCGTAATACGTTTCGGTTTTACGAGCAACGATCCGACGAATCTGCGGAGCGGATTGCCGAGATACGCGTGTCCGGATTTGACGAACAAGCCGGGCTATTGGGCCAAGGCATTGGCCGAAAGATTCGCCGAGCGTGATACCGTCCTCTTTTACTACGTCACGTCAGCCGGTGATGTGCACTTTGGTGTGAACGGAGAGGAAAAAGGCGTTTTCTTCAGCGGGGTCGAGACGAGAGCTCCGTTGTGGGCCATCATCGACGTCTATGGGAACAGCACGGCGATCGAATTCCTCGACCCGAATAGGCAACACTTCAACAACATCAGACGCGGCACGGAGCACAGCAACGAAGACAATGCTCAACACAGTAGGCACACCGCTATGGACGACGCGAGCAACGCTGGTCGCGATGTTGAAAGAATAATCGTCACCTCGATGCAAAATATGTGCATTCATCACGATCCCGATATCGATTTACCCGGGTTAAGGTTTCAGCCTTCCGGTGTACTCTTCACTCCACTCCCCTTTCACTC GGTTCGCGGCAGAAATATAAGATTCAGCAACCAGCAGTGCGTTGCAACGAGAAGCGACACGGAGTTTTGTCACGGTTACGCATTCACGGGAAGACCGTTGGTGCTGGGCGAGCGTTTGGTGGTCCAGATATTATCGACGGAGCCGATGTACGTCGGGGCACTGGCGCTGGGTTTGACGTCGTGCGACCCAGCGAGATTGTCGGCGGAGGATTTGCCGGACGACAGTGATTTGTTGTTGGATCGTCCGGAGTACTGGGTCGTTTCGAAGGACGTGGCGATGAGTCCGCAGGCTGGCGACGAGATAGCGTTTACGGTTACGCATTACGGAGAGGTGATGATGAGTAAAAACGGGGGTCCACCGAACGTCGTTATGCACGTCGATCAGAGTCTTCAATTGTGGGCGTTCGTCGACGTCTATGGAAGTACGCAGCGCGTGAGAATGCTGGCGAGCAGGCCAACCTCGCCTCCGAGACAACGCCAGCAAAACGGGAATCCCGTGGCTGGCTCCAACGTTCCAGTAACCGCTGCGAGCATCAACGTTgcgcaacagcagcagcaacagcagcaacaccaacaacaacagcagcagcaacaacaacactcgaacAACAGCAACACGGCAACCGAATTGTCGAGGTTTACGGAAATGGTCCAATTCAAACCGGTCGTTGGTGGTGGGACCGTTTTAGTTGTTAATCTCCCTCCCCAAGGCGGCTACCCAGCCCCACAACCACCAACTCCTCAGCCAGCTCCGGTTTACGCGAGCACCACGCCAGCTCTGACTTCGCTATCCTCGAGTTCGTCACATCGAAATTCCTCGAACGCTCATATGCCGACGGTGCCTCTATTAACCGGCTCATCGAGACAAAACTCTTCTCCCCTCACCGGTACGATGGCCAGCACCGGCTCCTCCACTTACGTAGATCCAGTCACTTATCAATCGATCGATCCCGTTCTGCCCTCCCAGTCTTCGTCCTCCTCGTCTTCATCTTCCTCCCACTTACAACAATGGAGCGAACGCTTCCAACCTACCCCGGGACAACCGAGCGAATGCTCCATTTGTTACGAGCGTAGTATCGACAGTGTTCTTTATATGTGCGGCCATATGTGCATGTGCTTCACTTGCGCCATACAACAGTGGCGTGGCAAAGGCGGTGGACATTGCCCACTTTGCAGAGCACCCATCAGAGACGTTATACGAATTTATCGATCCTGA